A genomic region of Sphingobium sp. HWE2-09 contains the following coding sequences:
- a CDS encoding right-handed parallel beta-helix repeat-containing protein yields the protein MRWSGLFAVAAGLAGSAMAQLPPMPDIPRVTPVQHAPGGHFRVVIPNRPDPTPVILHVSPQGSDAGDGTAQRPFATLVRTQQVVRTINRDHDVTVLLAPGVYRLDAPLRFGARDGGQNGFTVRWEGAPGTHAILSGGTPVTGWRLVDRQRNIWAANVPMGSDPRQLTVAGKLAPRASVEIPRAAVAFHPWGLEIKDPAWRFLAQLPGQQQIEVEGMSWFTHRHAMVDRIEGDRIVMQQPGWRNNLVGYDTIARPVSVEVARLFLVNALPFLRDPGQWFVDPKAGQLYYKPRPGEDMRRIEVVLPRLAHLLSIAGSYDDPVRDLEFRRLQFSHTSWLQPSGPEGYASQQSGAYLAGELADYPADPIRDCSWGCWSFERMRNRWRQQPAAVQVAAARRIVFDDDRFSQLGQIALGIGNNPEANASGVGLGAAAIEVTNSSFTDLAGGAIMAGGVEPDAHHPARPEMGLRDILIRNNRIAGVSRDYKEQSAILVTYASGTLILHNDVSDTPYDGIDVGWGWGANDPGGSAEYWRKQRGYYDQPGNIVYDTPTTLRDTVVMGNRVRRVKQWFPDGGAIYHLSADPGALIAENYISDVAGSGGIAIYLDEGSRYVTVRNNVVDRVGGVWLNLNTQSHIAPKRTALDNVATGNWYNSGKLNGEWSDYLNNRAADNVAVVGSQWPVEAQRVIDASGVQQAAPRRP from the coding sequence ATGCGGTGGTCGGGTCTGTTTGCTGTCGCTGCGGGCTTGGCCGGTTCGGCGATGGCGCAGCTGCCGCCGATGCCCGACATCCCGCGGGTGACGCCGGTCCAGCACGCACCGGGCGGACATTTCCGGGTCGTGATCCCGAACCGCCCCGATCCGACGCCGGTCATTCTGCATGTGTCGCCACAGGGATCGGATGCGGGCGATGGCACAGCGCAGCGCCCCTTCGCGACGCTGGTGCGCACGCAGCAGGTAGTGCGGACGATCAACCGCGATCATGACGTGACCGTGTTGCTGGCGCCGGGCGTGTATAGACTGGACGCGCCCTTGCGCTTTGGCGCGCGGGACGGCGGGCAGAATGGCTTTACGGTGCGGTGGGAAGGCGCGCCGGGTACGCATGCCATCCTGTCGGGCGGTACGCCGGTGACGGGCTGGCGGCTGGTGGACCGGCAGCGGAATATATGGGCGGCCAACGTTCCTATGGGGAGCGACCCGCGGCAATTGACCGTCGCGGGAAAGCTGGCGCCGCGCGCCTCGGTGGAGATACCGCGGGCGGCGGTGGCGTTCCACCCCTGGGGGCTGGAGATCAAGGATCCCGCCTGGCGCTTTCTGGCGCAACTGCCCGGCCAGCAGCAGATCGAGGTGGAGGGGATGAGCTGGTTCACCCATCGCCATGCCATGGTCGATCGTATCGAGGGCGACAGGATCGTGATGCAGCAGCCCGGATGGCGCAACAATCTGGTCGGTTACGACACGATCGCCAGGCCGGTGTCGGTGGAGGTCGCACGGCTATTCCTGGTGAACGCGCTGCCGTTCCTGCGCGATCCGGGGCAATGGTTCGTCGATCCCAAGGCGGGGCAATTATACTATAAGCCCCGGCCGGGCGAGGATATGCGTCGTATCGAAGTCGTCCTGCCGCGGCTGGCGCATCTGCTGTCGATCGCGGGCAGCTATGACGATCCGGTGCGCGACCTGGAGTTTCGCCGGTTGCAGTTCAGTCATACGAGCTGGCTGCAACCATCGGGGCCGGAGGGCTATGCCAGCCAGCAGAGCGGCGCCTATCTGGCAGGAGAGCTGGCCGATTACCCGGCCGATCCGATCCGCGATTGCAGCTGGGGCTGCTGGTCGTTCGAGCGGATGCGCAACCGGTGGCGGCAGCAGCCTGCTGCCGTTCAGGTGGCGGCGGCGCGGCGCATCGTCTTCGACGACGACCGCTTCTCGCAACTGGGACAGATCGCGCTCGGCATCGGCAATAATCCAGAGGCGAATGCGAGCGGCGTCGGGCTGGGCGCGGCGGCGATCGAGGTGACCAACAGCAGCTTTACCGACCTGGCCGGCGGGGCGATCATGGCGGGCGGGGTGGAGCCTGATGCGCATCATCCCGCGCGGCCTGAAATGGGATTGCGCGACATCCTGATCCGCAACAACCGGATCGCGGGGGTGTCACGCGATTATAAGGAGCAGTCGGCAATCCTGGTGACCTATGCGTCTGGCACGCTGATCCTGCATAACGACGTGTCCGACACGCCCTATGACGGGATCGATGTCGGCTGGGGATGGGGCGCGAACGATCCGGGCGGCAGCGCGGAATATTGGCGCAAACAGCGCGGCTATTATGACCAGCCGGGCAATATCGTCTATGATACGCCGACCACCCTGCGTGACACGGTGGTCATGGGCAATCGGGTGCGCCGGGTGAAGCAGTGGTTCCCCGATGGCGGGGCGATCTATCATCTGTCGGCCGATCCCGGTGCGCTGATCGCGGAAAATTACATATCCGACGTCGCGGGATCGGGCGGGATCGCCATCTATCTGGATGAAGGGTCGCGCTATGTCACGGTGCGCAACAATGTCGTGGATCGCGTGGGCGGCGTGTGGCTGAACCTCAACACCCAGTCGCACATCGCGCCCAAACGCACCGCGCTGGACAATGTCGCGACGGGCAACTGGTATAATAGCGGCAAATTGAACGGCGAATGGAGCGACTATCTCAACAACCGGGCGGCGGACAATGTCGCGGTGGTCGGGAGCCAATGGCCAGTCGAAGCCCAACGGGTGATCGACGCCAGCGGCGTGCAGCAGGCCGCGCCGCGCCGTCCGTGA
- a CDS encoding fumarylacetoacetate hydrolase family protein — translation MRFATRANGTADGELILISRDGTRCAALGTRWPNLLHAIADWDALLDDAVSLSTTLEAGGGEPVDHAALLAPLPRTWQWLDGSAFANHGALMEKAFNHPPIETDLPLMYQGMSHRFLAPREDVAFPTETDFIDFEGEFGIVTDDVPMGCSADEAMAHIRLIILLNDWSLRAVAPKEMKTGFGWIQAKPACSAAPIAITPDELGDDWRDGRVCLPLRVEVNGAWFGHPSGEHMGYGFHELIAHAARTRHLCAGTIIGSGTVSDADYQTVGSTCMSERRAIEMIEHGKPVTPFLSFGDHVRMTAVTEGSSPFGELSQTVIAFNP, via the coding sequence ATGCGTTTCGCAACGCGCGCCAACGGCACGGCCGACGGGGAATTGATACTAATATCGCGCGATGGCACGCGCTGTGCGGCGCTGGGTACGCGCTGGCCCAACCTGTTGCACGCGATCGCCGATTGGGACGCGCTGCTGGATGATGCGGTTTCCCTGTCCACCACGCTGGAGGCAGGCGGCGGCGAGCCAGTCGATCATGCTGCGCTTCTCGCCCCCCTGCCGCGCACCTGGCAATGGCTCGACGGATCGGCTTTCGCCAACCACGGCGCCCTGATGGAAAAGGCGTTCAATCACCCGCCCATCGAAACCGACCTCCCCCTGATGTATCAGGGCATGAGCCACCGTTTCCTTGCCCCGCGCGAAGATGTCGCCTTCCCCACCGAAACGGACTTCATCGATTTCGAAGGCGAGTTCGGCATCGTCACCGACGACGTGCCGATGGGCTGTTCGGCGGACGAGGCCATGGCGCATATCCGCCTCATCATCCTCCTCAACGACTGGTCGCTGCGTGCCGTCGCGCCCAAGGAAATGAAAACGGGCTTTGGCTGGATTCAGGCCAAGCCGGCATGCAGCGCCGCGCCGATCGCGATCACGCCGGACGAACTGGGCGACGATTGGCGCGACGGGCGGGTCTGCCTACCGCTGCGCGTGGAGGTCAACGGCGCGTGGTTCGGCCATCCTTCGGGCGAGCATATGGGCTATGGCTTCCATGAACTGATCGCGCATGCCGCGCGCACCCGGCATCTGTGCGCGGGAACCATCATCGGTTCCGGCACCGTGTCCGACGCGGACTATCAGACGGTGGGATCGACCTGCATGTCCGAACGGCGCGCGATCGAAATGATCGAACATGGTAAGCCCGTCACGCCCTTTCTGAGCTTTGGCGATCATGTGCGCATGACCGCCGTAACCGAAGGGAGCAGCCCGTTCGGCGAACTCAGTCAGACGGTCATAGCGTTCAATCCCTGA
- a CDS encoding cupin domain-containing protein has product MEFASVRRIVTGHDASGRAIIQEDGPVQRVQRIGGDIGPMFHEVWNTQATPAPLDAASGEPAETGIILAPPKNGTRIRVLDIPPEGDGIRTMSPEEARAHFAEVGAHDASAHDGEGSRHALMHRTETIDYGIVVEGELVLIMDEGETTVRAGDIVIQRGTNHGWSNRSDRNCRIVFILIDGAFDDNLKR; this is encoded by the coding sequence ATGGAATTTGCATCCGTTCGCCGCATCGTCACCGGGCACGACGCTTCAGGCCGCGCCATCATCCAGGAGGACGGCCCGGTCCAGCGCGTCCAGCGCATCGGCGGCGACATCGGGCCGATGTTTCACGAAGTCTGGAACACGCAGGCCACCCCCGCCCCGCTCGACGCCGCCTCCGGCGAACCGGCCGAAACCGGCATCATCCTTGCCCCGCCCAAAAATGGCACCCGCATCCGTGTGCTCGACATCCCGCCCGAAGGCGACGGCATCCGCACCATGTCGCCCGAGGAAGCCCGCGCCCATTTCGCCGAAGTCGGCGCGCATGACGCGTCCGCCCATGATGGCGAAGGGTCGCGCCACGCGCTGATGCACCGCACCGAAACGATCGACTATGGCATCGTGGTGGAGGGCGAACTGGTGCTGATCATGGACGAAGGCGAAACCACCGTCCGTGCAGGCGATATCGTCATCCAGCGCGGCACCAACCATGGCTGGTCGAACCGCTCCGACCGCAACTGCCGGATCGTCTTCATCCTGATCGACGGCGCGTTCGACGACAATCTCAAGCGCTGA
- a CDS encoding alpha/beta hydrolase family protein codes for MALFEYFPNYIWNLSVAIAMESGGRIGEIVDMCQPIKDAAASGADAGTPMFMAQWVAMADKLIDLAAEDEAQGRAFSASDKLERASLYLFNAERMQGHGHPGRQATYAKARDTFDRSTALGQINRRRVDIPLSTGTMPALFTSAPGEGPHPVVVYCNGLDSCKELLYWSRLPEALARRGISTLCVDQPGSGEALRLQNLPVDPHSENWASKAVDWLEQQDDVDPKRIGMTGISLGGHFAPRAVAYEPRFASGAVWGANHNWAEVQQKRMKREGENPVPHYWAHVMWAFGASDMDDFLAKAEGMNLNGHMDGIKVPFLVTHGAKDRQISVDYAHDCYDQLVNSPRRALKLFTEREGGVEHVGADNMSYGRDYIADWFADTLGGKTA; via the coding sequence ATGGCTTTGTTCGAATATTTCCCCAACTATATCTGGAATCTGTCGGTCGCGATCGCGATGGAGAGCGGCGGGCGCATCGGCGAAATCGTCGACATGTGCCAGCCGATCAAGGACGCGGCGGCATCCGGCGCGGATGCGGGCACGCCCATGTTCATGGCGCAATGGGTCGCGATGGCCGACAAGCTGATCGATCTTGCGGCAGAAGATGAGGCGCAGGGCCGTGCTTTCTCCGCCTCCGACAAGCTGGAGCGCGCATCGCTCTATCTGTTCAACGCCGAACGGATGCAGGGTCATGGCCATCCCGGTCGTCAGGCCACCTATGCCAAGGCGCGCGACACGTTCGACCGTTCGACCGCGCTGGGCCAGATCAACCGTCGCCGCGTTGACATCCCGCTCAGCACCGGCACCATGCCCGCCCTCTTCACGAGCGCGCCTGGGGAAGGCCCGCATCCGGTCGTGGTCTATTGCAACGGCCTCGATAGCTGCAAGGAACTGCTCTACTGGTCGCGCCTGCCTGAAGCGCTCGCGCGGCGTGGTATTTCCACGCTCTGCGTCGATCAGCCCGGATCGGGCGAAGCGCTGCGCCTCCAGAACTTGCCCGTCGATCCGCATAGCGAAAACTGGGCGAGCAAGGCGGTCGACTGGCTGGAACAGCAGGACGATGTCGATCCCAAGCGGATCGGCATGACCGGCATTTCGCTGGGCGGCCATTTCGCCCCGCGCGCCGTCGCTTACGAACCCCGTTTCGCGTCCGGCGCGGTCTGGGGCGCGAACCATAATTGGGCCGAGGTCCAGCAGAAGCGCATGAAACGCGAAGGCGAAAACCCCGTCCCCCATTATTGGGCGCATGTCATGTGGGCCTTCGGCGCGAGCGACATGGACGACTTCCTGGCGAAGGCGGAGGGCATGAACCTCAACGGCCATATGGACGGGATCAAGGTGCCCTTCCTGGTCACCCATGGCGCGAAGGACCGACAGATCAGCGTCGATTACGCGCATGACTGCTACGACCAGCTGGTCAACAGCCCGCGGCGCGCGCTCAAGCTGTTCACCGAACGCGAAGGCGGGGTCGAGCATGTCGGCGCGGACAATATGTCCTACGGTCGCGACTATATCGCCGACTGGTTCGCCGATACGCTGGGCGGCAAGACCGCGTGA
- a CDS encoding VOC family protein: MSRVTEIRYVGYALPDLEAERAFYADQWKLVEAGEKDGMVYFAADGGHEHHVVRLRQAEEQRIDVIALAADSRADVDALHDKVVASGCRIIFTPKDLDSLGGGYGFRFFSPDGLTFEVSSDVARRTARELARWEGVPQKISHIVLHSPDHKAMVEWFCDVLGFKVSDWLGDFMCFLRCNAAHHRIAFLPGPPCLNHVAYDMLTVDDMMVGVNRLRLKGTDIRWGPGRHTAGNNTFSYFTTPAGFAVEYSSELEDVDFETHEAKVHAPGPGIMDQWGIGVGGPQTMPHAAPDKGLFQAVEV, encoded by the coding sequence ATGAGCCGCGTTACAGAAATTCGTTATGTGGGTTACGCCCTGCCCGATCTGGAAGCCGAGCGCGCCTTCTACGCCGATCAGTGGAAACTGGTCGAGGCGGGAGAAAAGGACGGCATGGTCTATTTCGCCGCCGACGGCGGGCATGAGCATCATGTCGTGCGCCTGCGTCAGGCCGAGGAACAGCGCATCGACGTGATCGCGCTGGCCGCCGACAGCCGCGCCGATGTCGACGCCCTGCATGACAAGGTCGTCGCCTCGGGCTGCCGCATCATCTTCACGCCCAAGGATCTGGACTCGCTGGGCGGCGGCTATGGCTTCCGCTTCTTCTCGCCCGACGGCCTGACCTTCGAAGTGTCGAGCGACGTTGCCCGCCGCACCGCCCGTGAACTCGCCCGTTGGGAAGGCGTACCGCAGAAGATCAGCCACATCGTCCTCCACTCGCCCGATCATAAGGCGATGGTGGAATGGTTCTGCGACGTTCTGGGCTTCAAGGTATCGGACTGGCTGGGCGACTTCATGTGCTTCCTGCGCTGCAACGCCGCGCATCATCGCATCGCCTTCCTGCCTGGACCGCCCTGCCTCAACCATGTCGCCTATGACATGCTGACCGTCGATGACATGATGGTCGGCGTCAATCGGCTGCGGCTGAAGGGCACCGACATTCGCTGGGGTCCGGGCCGCCACACCGCGGGCAACAACACGTTCAGCTATTTCACCACGCCTGCGGGCTTTGCGGTCGAATATAGTTCGGAACTGGAGGATGTGGACTTCGAAACGCACGAAGCCAAAGTCCATGCCCCCGGCCCCGGCATCATGGACCAATGGGGCATCGGCGTCGGTGGTCCCCAGACCATGCCGCATGCCGCGCCCGACAAGGGTCTGTTCCAGGCAGTGGAGGTCTGA